The following coding sequences lie in one Spea bombifrons isolate aSpeBom1 chromosome 5, aSpeBom1.2.pri, whole genome shotgun sequence genomic window:
- the HSF1 gene encoding heat shock factor protein 1 isoform X1: MDSHGTGGGSNVPAFLAKLWTLVEDPETDPLICWSPEGSSFHVFDQGRFAKEVLPKFFKHNNMASFVRQLNMYGFRKVVHIEQGGLVKPEKDDTEFQHPYFIRGQESLLENIKRKVNNLSGAKNEEVKVRQDNVSKLLTDVQLMKGKQESLDCRLLAMKHENEALWREVASLRQKHSQQQKVVNKLIQFLISLVQSNRILGVKRKIPLMLNDSSATHPLPKYSRQYSLEPVHGATAYPASLAEYTGASLYSADTSAGPIISDVTEMPQSSPSVSPNPSLEERCSPVILIKDEPHSPDSPAASEHSLAPPEAENRSLSPSMFIDSILQDEEPSGGPGGGRDGCDTQSGSPKPCLSVACLDNVSSSRPMAEISRLFPGSSPSQQGRTESGMELNDHIDTIDSGLDNLQNMFSTHSFSVDTSALMDLFSPAGAAMDFSLPDLDSSLASIQELLASQEQKPTESEPSAADAGKQIVHYTAQPLILMDSGGSDIPILLELDGEEPYLHEEGSDYSDDPTLSLLSWDPQTKPAGSGIS; this comes from the exons ATGGACTCTCACGGCACCGGCGGGGGCAGTAACGTGCCCGCTTTCCTTGCCAAGCTTTGGACCCTGGTGGAGGACCCGGAGACGGACCCCCTGATCTGCTGGAGTCCA GAAGGAAGCAGCTTCCACGTGTTTGATCAGGGCCGCTTCGCCAAGGAGGTGcttccaaaattcttcaaacacAACAACATGGCGAGTTTCGTGCGGCAGCTGAATATGT ATGGCTTTCGGAAGGTGGTCCACATAGAACAAGGGGGTCTGGTGAAGCCCGAGAAGGATGACACGGAGTTCCAGCACCCGTACTTCATCCGCGGCCAAGAAAGCCTTCTGGAGAACATCAAGAGGAAGGTTAACAAT CTGTCTGGGGCCAAGAACGAGGAGGTGAAGGTCCGGCAGGACAACGTCAGCAAACTCCTGACCGACGTGCAGCTCATGAAGGGAAAGCAGGAGAGCCTGGACTGCCGGCTGCTGGCCATGAAGCA TGAGAATGAGGCTCTGTGGAGGGAGGTGGCGAGCCTGCGCCAGAAGCATTCCCAGCAGCAAAAGGTGGTGAATAAG CTCATCCAGTTCCTCATCTCTCTGGTCCAATCCAATCGGATCCTGGGAGTCAAACGGAAAAT CCCACTCATGCTGAATGACAGCAGCGCCACTCATCCTCTGCCCAAGTACAGCCGTCAGTACTCGCTGGAGCCTGTCCACGGAGCGACCGCGTACCCT GCCTCCCTGGCGGAGTACACGGGTGCCAGCCTGTACAGCGCAGATACCTCCGCGGGACCCATCATCTCCGACGTGACAGAGATGCCGCAGTCCAGCCCGTCTGTCTCCCCAAACCCTAGCCTAGAAGAAAG GTGCAGTCCCGTCATCCTCATTAAGGATGAACCCCACTCCCCTGACAGCCCCGCAGCGTCCGAGCACAGTCTGGCTCCTCCAGAAGCGGAGAACAGGTCGCTGTCTCCGTCCATGTTCATCGACTCCATTCTACAGGACGAGGAGCCCAGCGGTGGCCCTGGAGGGGGCCGTGATGGATGCGACACGCAGTCGGGTTCCCCCAAGCCCTGCCTGAGCGTCGCCTGTCTGGACAA CGTCTCTAGCAGTCGCCCGATGGCTGAGATCTCCCGGCTCTTCCCCGGCTCCTCTCCGTCACAGCAGGGCAGGACAGAGTCTGG GATGGAATTAAATGATCATATAGACACCATAGATTCCGGTCTGGACAACCTGCAGAACATGTTCAGCACCCACAGCTTCAGCGTGGACACCAGCGCGCTCATGGAC TTGTTCAGTCCTGCAGGGGCCGCCATGGACTTCTCCCTCCCAGACCTGGATTCCAGTCTGGCCAGC ATTCAGGAGTTACTGGCATCCCAAGAGCAGAAGCCCACGGAGAGCGAGCCCAGTGCTGCCGATGCAG GGAAGCAGATTGTGCATTACACGGCTCAGCCCCTCATATTGATGGATTCCGGCGGCTCGGATATTCCCATCCTGCTGGAGCTGGACGGTGAGGAGCCGTATCTCCATGAGGAGGGCAGCGATTACTCTGACGACCCGACGCTGTCCCTGCTGTCCTGGGACCCCCAGACCAAGCCCGCCGGCTCCGGCATCTCCTAA
- the HSF1 gene encoding heat shock factor protein 1 isoform X2 — translation MDSHGTGGGSNVPAFLAKLWTLVEDPETDPLICWSPEGSSFHVFDQGRFAKEVLPKFFKHNNMASFVRQLNMYGFRKVVHIEQGGLVKPEKDDTEFQHPYFIRGQESLLENIKRKVNNLSGAKNEEVKVRQDNVSKLLTDVQLMKGKQESLDCRLLAMKHENEALWREVASLRQKHSQQQKVVNKLIQFLISLVQSNRILGVKRKIPLMLNDSSATHPLPKYSRQYSLEPVHGATAYPASLAEYTGASLYSADTSAGPIISDVTEMPQSSPSVSPNPSLEERCSPVILIKDEPHSPDSPAASEHSLAPPEAENRSLSPSMFIDSILQDEEPSGGPGGGRDGCDTQSGSPKPCLSVACLDKMELNDHIDTIDSGLDNLQNMFSTHSFSVDTSALMDLFSPAGAAMDFSLPDLDSSLASIQELLASQEQKPTESEPSAADAGKQIVHYTAQPLILMDSGGSDIPILLELDGEEPYLHEEGSDYSDDPTLSLLSWDPQTKPAGSGIS, via the exons ATGGACTCTCACGGCACCGGCGGGGGCAGTAACGTGCCCGCTTTCCTTGCCAAGCTTTGGACCCTGGTGGAGGACCCGGAGACGGACCCCCTGATCTGCTGGAGTCCA GAAGGAAGCAGCTTCCACGTGTTTGATCAGGGCCGCTTCGCCAAGGAGGTGcttccaaaattcttcaaacacAACAACATGGCGAGTTTCGTGCGGCAGCTGAATATGT ATGGCTTTCGGAAGGTGGTCCACATAGAACAAGGGGGTCTGGTGAAGCCCGAGAAGGATGACACGGAGTTCCAGCACCCGTACTTCATCCGCGGCCAAGAAAGCCTTCTGGAGAACATCAAGAGGAAGGTTAACAAT CTGTCTGGGGCCAAGAACGAGGAGGTGAAGGTCCGGCAGGACAACGTCAGCAAACTCCTGACCGACGTGCAGCTCATGAAGGGAAAGCAGGAGAGCCTGGACTGCCGGCTGCTGGCCATGAAGCA TGAGAATGAGGCTCTGTGGAGGGAGGTGGCGAGCCTGCGCCAGAAGCATTCCCAGCAGCAAAAGGTGGTGAATAAG CTCATCCAGTTCCTCATCTCTCTGGTCCAATCCAATCGGATCCTGGGAGTCAAACGGAAAAT CCCACTCATGCTGAATGACAGCAGCGCCACTCATCCTCTGCCCAAGTACAGCCGTCAGTACTCGCTGGAGCCTGTCCACGGAGCGACCGCGTACCCT GCCTCCCTGGCGGAGTACACGGGTGCCAGCCTGTACAGCGCAGATACCTCCGCGGGACCCATCATCTCCGACGTGACAGAGATGCCGCAGTCCAGCCCGTCTGTCTCCCCAAACCCTAGCCTAGAAGAAAG GTGCAGTCCCGTCATCCTCATTAAGGATGAACCCCACTCCCCTGACAGCCCCGCAGCGTCCGAGCACAGTCTGGCTCCTCCAGAAGCGGAGAACAGGTCGCTGTCTCCGTCCATGTTCATCGACTCCATTCTACAGGACGAGGAGCCCAGCGGTGGCCCTGGAGGGGGCCGTGATGGATGCGACACGCAGTCGGGTTCCCCCAAGCCCTGCCTGAGCGTCGCCTGTCTGGACAA GATGGAATTAAATGATCATATAGACACCATAGATTCCGGTCTGGACAACCTGCAGAACATGTTCAGCACCCACAGCTTCAGCGTGGACACCAGCGCGCTCATGGAC TTGTTCAGTCCTGCAGGGGCCGCCATGGACTTCTCCCTCCCAGACCTGGATTCCAGTCTGGCCAGC ATTCAGGAGTTACTGGCATCCCAAGAGCAGAAGCCCACGGAGAGCGAGCCCAGTGCTGCCGATGCAG GGAAGCAGATTGTGCATTACACGGCTCAGCCCCTCATATTGATGGATTCCGGCGGCTCGGATATTCCCATCCTGCTGGAGCTGGACGGTGAGGAGCCGTATCTCCATGAGGAGGGCAGCGATTACTCTGACGACCCGACGCTGTCCCTGCTGTCCTGGGACCCCCAGACCAAGCCCGCCGGCTCCGGCATCTCCTAA